TGGATATTGTCCTCCGGGATGCAGATCACCACCGGGATCTCGTTGTCGGAGCAGACCTGCGCGAAGGCGCGGGCCGTGTTGCCGGCCGACTGGACCACCAGCACGCGCTCCTCCTTCTTGTCCATGCGCGCGCACACGCTGAAGGCCTCCGTCTCCTTGAAGGAGCAGGTCTCCATCTTGGCGCCGATCTTGGGGTTCCAGCCCGAGAAGGTGATATACAGGTTGTTCAATCCGAGAAACTTCGCCAGTCCCTTCGACTTGTACGTCACCGGCGCGCAGGAGTTCTTGAGGGTCCGGCGGATGGGCATCCATTCCGCATAGCGGTACAGGCCCCTGAGGTCGTCCCGCGGCGTGAAACGCTTCTGGGCATAGACGGCGCGGACCAGGGACGGTTCGCCGCCCTGCGGGTCGGACAGGTCCCAGCCGTGGTCGTCGAAGACCCGGCCGGTCGCCACGTTCATCAGTCGATACTGGGTGGGATAGAATTTCATACTCGGATGTTTTTACATTTTGAAGAAAAGCCAGGTATAGTAGCCGAAGAAGGTGACCAGCATCAGGATCGCCTCCCAGCGGTCGATGTGCGTCCGCCGGCCCGTGTAGGTCCACAGCCAGACCATTACGGCGCTCCCGAGCAGGACGCCCAGGTCCACCCACGTCAGCGCGAGGGTCGAGAGGGGAGTCACCACGGAGGCGGTGCCGAGGATCAGGAGAATATTGAACACGTTGGAGCCCAGCACGTTGCCGAGCGCCAGCTGGTCCTTCTTCTTGGCCGCCGCCACGATGCAGGTGGCCAGTTCCGGGAAGGAAGTGCCGCCGGCAAGCAGCGTGATGGCGATGAACTTGTCGGACACGCCCACGGCGCGGGCGATGGCGGTGGCGTTGTTGACGAAAAGCTGACCGCCGAAGATCAGGCCCGCCAGGCCGGCGATCACCAGCACGATGGCCAGCCCGAGGCTCTTGACCTTCGCCTCGGCCTCTTCCTGTGCCCCCGTGTCGGACTTGAAGCAATAGACCATATAGGCCGCGAAGACCAGCAGGAAGGCGACGCCCTCCCAGCGGGAGATCCGCTGGCCGGTCAGGCCCAGCGCCACGAACAGGAACGTGACCAGCAGCGTGATGGGGATGTCCCGGCGGCTGTTGGAGCGGGTCACGGCCACCGGCGCGATGACGGCGGTCATGCCCAGGATGAGCAGGGTATTGAAAATGTTGGAGCCGACCACGTTGCCGACCGAGATGTCGGCATTGCCCTGCAGGGCGCCGGTCAGGCTCACGACGAGCTCCGGGCAGCTGGTGCCGAAGCCCACGATGGTCAGTCCGATCACGAATTCGCTGATGCCGGCCTTGCGGGCGATGGCGGACGAACCGTCCACCAGGAAGTCGGCGCCGAAGATGATCAGCGCCAGGCCTGTCAGCAACAAAACAATCTGCAATAACATGGTTATTCTCCCGTCTTCTCGATGCGGTCCAGGCAACAGACGTTCTCCACGTGGTAGGTGTGGGGGAACATGTCCACGGGCTGGACGTCCGTAATCTTATAATCGGCGCTCATCATCTCCATGTCGCGCGCCTGCGTGGCCGGATTGCAGCTCACGTAGACGATCCGGCGCGGCGCGGCGGCCAGGATCGTCTTCACCACGTCCGGGTGCATGCCGGCGCGCGGCGGGTCCGCGATGATGACGTCGGGCCGGCCGTGCTGCGCGATGAAGTCTTCCGTCAGGACATCCTTCATGTCACCGGCGAAGAATTCGCAGTTGGTGATGCCGTTGCCCTCGGCGTTGATCTTGGCGTCCTCGATGGCTTCGGGGACATATTCGATGCCGATGACGCGCCTGGCACGCCCGGCCACGAACTGGGCGATGGTGCCCGTGCCCGTATAGAGGTCGTAGACCGTCTCGGAGCCCGTCAGGCCGGCGAATTCGCGCGTGACGGAGTAGAGCTTGTAGGCCTGTCCCGTGTTGGTCTGGTAGAAGGACTTGGGCCCGATCTTGAAGCGCAGGCCCTCCATCTCCTCATAGATCGCGGGCTCGCCGCAATGCAGGATGCAGGTCTGGTCGCCGATCGTGTCGTTCTTCTTGTCGTTGATCACGTAGTAGAGGGAGGTGATCTGCGGGAATTCGGCCGCCACGGCGTCCAGCAGGGGAGCGCGCTGCGGGAAATCCTCGCCGAAGCAGACGATCAGCATCACCGCGCCCGCGTCCGTCGTGCGGACGAACATGTTGCGCAGCTGGCCGCGGTTGGCGCGGATGTCGTAGAACGACACGCCGTGCTCCAGGCACCAATGCTTGATGAACAGGCGGATGGCGTTGGTCGGCTCGGGCTGCAGGTGGCAGCGCTCGATGTCGAGCACCTTGTCGAAATATTTGCCGACGTGGAAGCCCAGTCCGGGCTCGCTCTCCATCCCGGAGGCGATCTCCTCATGCGTCATCCAGCGCTTGCTGGAAGCGGAGAATTCGAGTTTGTTGCGATAATAGCGGATCTTGTCCGAGCCGAGGATCGGGCGGAATTCGGGCACCTCGAGATGGCCGATGCGGGTCAGCTGGTCATAGACCTGGCGCTGCTTGGCCGCCAGCTGGATCTCGTAGGGGAGCGGCTGCCAGCGACAGCCGCCGCACACGGCGAAATGGTCGCAGAACGGCTCCAGGCGCTGCTCGGAAGGCTTTACGAGCTTGATGATCGTCCCCTCCATCCAGGCCTTCTTCTTGCGGACAAGACGCACGTTGACGACATCTCCCGGCACCGCGAATCCCACGAAAACCACCTGTCCCTCAGGCGTATGGGCAATCGCCTTGCCCTCCGCCGCCACGGACTCGATGACGAGATTCTCCAGGATGATGTCCAGTTTGCTGTGTCTTGACATATATATAAATCAGAAATATCGGTCAAAGATAGTAATTATTCCTGACATCCTGTTTTTGTGTACGGGCACACAATTTGCTCTCTGGCCTTGTGAGAACATAAAATTATGGTACTATGAAGAAGTTTTACCTACTGATTTCCCTGCTCCTCATCCTCGCCGGATGCGGCCCCGTGCGCCACTATTACCGGACGGATGCCCGCCGGACCTATAGTTTCCAGGAGCAGCTCGACCGGCGTTCCTACAGGCTGGTCGTCGAACGCGAGACCGTCCGCAACGGCCGGGCCGCCTCTCGCACAGGCCGCTACAGCTCGGTCGACATCCCCGACTTCGTCATCACGGTGGACGGTGACCGGCTCCACAACTCGCGGGAAGGCTATATCGACTACTCGATTTCCAAATACAGGGACTCCCGCCACAGTCAATACCGGACCATCCGCTTCTCCAATTACTATCGCCACGGCTACTCGCTGGAAGGGAAGTACGAACTCACCGTGTATCCCAACGGCTATTTCCGCCTCGTCGTCCGCGGGCGCAACGATGCCGTCCGGCACGAGTACGAAGGGCAGATGGAGCACGGCTACGACGGGCTCTACCGCTATCCCAGAAGATAACGGGCTCAGATTTTTACTATCTTTGCGGCCGCTATGGCCGAACAAGTGAGAAAGATTATCTGCTGTGCGGCCGCCCTCCTGGCGGCCGTCTCTGTGCTTCAGGCACAGGAAAACCTCGAAGAAATCACCGTGAGCGCGACCCGCGCGCCCCTGACCGTCCACCAGTCCGCCCGGATGGTGACGGTCCTCGATACCCTGCAGATCCGCTCCGCCCCCGTACAGAGCGTCAATGACCTGCTCAAATACGCCGTCGGCGTGGACGTGCGCCAGCGCGGCGCGATGGGCGTCCAGACCGACATCGGCATCCGCGGCGGCACCTTCGACCAGGTGGCCGTCCTGCTCAACGGCGTCAACATCAGCGACCCGCAGACGGGCCACCTGGTGATGGACCTGCCGGTGGACCTGTCGGAGATCGACCGCATCGAGATCCTCGAAGGCCCTGCCGGCCGCGTCTACGGCACCTCTTCGCTGGTGGGCGCGATCAACATCGTCACCCGCACGGAAGGGGAGTCCGGCGCCGACCTGCGCCTGCAGGGCGGTTCGTTCGGCACCTGGAGCGGCGGGGTGCGCGCCAACCTGGCAAAGGGGCGCTGGAACAACCAGATTTCGGCCTCCTACGGCCGCTCGGACGGGTTCAGCCGCAACGCGGCGGGCAGCCTGAATGCCGACTGGAAGATGCTGAAAAGCTTCTACCAGGGCGGCTGGAGCAGCCCGAAGGCGGACGTGCACTGGCACCTCGGCCTGAGCGCCAAGGACTATGGCGCCAACACCTTCTACAGCGCCCGTTTCGACGACCAGTTCGAGTCGGGCCTCAAGACCTTCGCCGCCGTCCAGGCGGAGACGAAGGGCCGCGTCCACCTGCATCCGGTCCTGTACTGGAACCATTCCACGGACCGCTTCGAACTCTATCGCGGCGACGAATCGCGCGTCCCGTTCAACTACCACCGCACCGACGTGTTCGGCGCCAACCTCGGCGGCTGGACCTCCTGGGCCCTCGGCCGGACGGCCTTCGGGGCGGAGCTGCGCCGCGAACAGGTGGTCAGCACCACGCTCGGCGAGCCGCTGGCGCAGCCGCGCGCCATCCGCGGCACGCAGCGCAGCTACGACAGGGGACTGGGCCGCACGCACGTCAGCCTCTATCTGGAGCACAACGTCATCCTGCGCTGGTTCACGGCTTCCGCCGGCGTCGCGGCCATCCGCAACAGCTGGGGCGACCAGCCCTTCCGGCTCTATCCGGGCGCGGACCTGAGCGTCCGCATGGGCGCCCGCTGGAAGGCCTACGCCTCCTGGAACACCTCGCTGCGCCAGCCCACCTTCACGGAGCTGTATTATTCCGTCGGCGGACACGCTGCCGACAAATACCTCCGGCCCGAGCGGATGCAGGCTTTCGAATTTGGAATCAAATACTTGCGCCCAGGCATCAGCGCCGTCGCATCCGTTTACCGCCACCAGGGGACCGACATGATCGACTGGATCAAGGACCTGTCGGAAGGGGAGGACGCCCTCTGGGTGTCCGTCAACCACACGCAGGTCAACACGCTGGGCGAGGAATTCTCGCTGCGCGTGCAGCCCGGCGTCCTGCTGGGCCGCGACGCGTTCTTCCTGCGTTCGTTCAACGCCGGCTACGCCCACATCGACCAGGACAAGGCGCTCGAGCCCGGCCTGCAGTCCGCCTACGCGCTGGAATACCTGCGCAACAAGCTCGTCCTGCAGGCGGATTTCCAGCTCCTGGAGCCGCTCTCGCTGAACATTTCCTACAGCTGGCTGGACCGGGTGGGCCATTATGAAGC
This Bacteroidales bacterium WCE2004 DNA region includes the following protein-coding sequences:
- a CDS encoding 23S rRNA (uracil1939-C5)-methyltransferase; its protein translation is MSRHSKLDIILENLVIESVAAEGKAIAHTPEGQVVFVGFAVPGDVVNVRLVRKKKAWMEGTIIKLVKPSEQRLEPFCDHFAVCGGCRWQPLPYEIQLAAKQRQVYDQLTRIGHLEVPEFRPILGSDKIRYYRNKLEFSASSKRWMTHEEIASGMESEPGLGFHVGKYFDKVLDIERCHLQPEPTNAIRLFIKHWCLEHGVSFYDIRANRGQLRNMFVRTTDAGAVMLIVCFGEDFPQRAPLLDAVAAEFPQITSLYYVINDKKNDTIGDQTCILHCGEPAIYEEMEGLRFKIGPKSFYQTNTGQAYKLYSVTREFAGLTGSETVYDLYTGTGTIAQFVAGRARRVIGIEYVPEAIEDAKINAEGNGITNCEFFAGDMKDVLTEDFIAQHGRPDVIIADPPRAGMHPDVVKTILAAAPRRIVYVSCNPATQARDMEMMSADYKITDVQPVDMFPHTYHVENVCCLDRIEKTGE
- a CDS encoding cation:H+ antiporter, with translation MLLQIVLLLTGLALIIFGADFLVDGSSAIARKAGISEFVIGLTIVGFGTSCPELVVSLTGALQGNADISVGNVVGSNIFNTLLILGMTAVIAPVAVTRSNSRRDIPITLLVTFLFVALGLTGQRISRWEGVAFLLVFAAYMVYCFKSDTGAQEEAEAKVKSLGLAIVLVIAGLAGLIFGGQLFVNNATAIARAVGVSDKFIAITLLAGGTSFPELATCIVAAAKKKDQLALGNVLGSNVFNILLILGTASVVTPLSTLALTWVDLGVLLGSAVMVWLWTYTGRRTHIDRWEAILMLVTFFGYYTWLFFKM
- a CDS encoding iron complex outermembrane recepter protein, translated to MAEQVRKIICCAAALLAAVSVLQAQENLEEITVSATRAPLTVHQSARMVTVLDTLQIRSAPVQSVNDLLKYAVGVDVRQRGAMGVQTDIGIRGGTFDQVAVLLNGVNISDPQTGHLVMDLPVDLSEIDRIEILEGPAGRVYGTSSLVGAINIVTRTEGESGADLRLQGGSFGTWSGGVRANLAKGRWNNQISASYGRSDGFSRNAAGSLNADWKMLKSFYQGGWSSPKADVHWHLGLSAKDYGANTFYSARFDDQFESGLKTFAAVQAETKGRVHLHPVLYWNHSTDRFELYRGDESRVPFNYHRTDVFGANLGGWTSWALGRTAFGAELRREQVVSTTLGEPLAQPRAIRGTQRSYDRGLGRTHVSLYLEHNVILRWFTASAGVAAIRNSWGDQPFRLYPGADLSVRMGARWKAYASWNTSLRQPTFTELYYSVGGHAADKYLRPERMQAFEFGIKYLRPGISAVASVYRHQGTDMIDWIKDLSEGEDALWVSVNHTQVNTLGEEFSLRVQPGVLLGRDAFFLRSFNAGYAHIDQDKALEPGLQSAYALEYLRNKLVLQADFQLLEPLSLNISYSWLDRVGHYEAFEAGKSLGQRAYEPYSLLDARLTWDARRWRFFLEGSNLLNISYYDHGNIPQPGLRVLAGMLFRIR